ACAGGGGCACCTTATTTTGTGAAGCCTTCAAGAGGGCAGGGAAACTCCTTAACTGCAAGGTTTGGGCTGAGAATTGGCAAAGGGAAAGGCTGGTGCATGCCAGGCTTCGTCAGCAGCAGGGGGAAGAAGGCAGCTGagggccagggcagcagtgcctgctgtaAAGCTGCCTGTGTGCaagctgcaggctctgtgttTCCTCAAACTGTGGTGCTACAGTGCAGCCCAGTGGGCAATTGGTGATTTTTATAAATGAgaggctctgagcagagctgctggtgcctgactctcctgctctcagcagcaaaGGGTCACATCTACTGCAGCCTCAAGTCCTCAAGGTTCAAAATGCCACTTAAATCTTTAAATGGCTCATGGTGGGCACCTTCCCTAAccagagggaggggaaggggctaCTTACCAACAAGGTCCAGGAAGGAGAGGCTGATCAGTAAATTAGCAGCCCAGTTAAAGCTGTTACAGAAGGCAAAGGCTCTTCCTCTTATCCCAGCAGGGTAAATCTCACTCAGGACCAGCCAGGTCACTGCACAGATCAGAGAGATCACAAAGACAGCATGGAGTTAAGCAATTTGTTTGGGAAATGGGCAAGGGGGATTCCAGCAGGGGGTTTAAACTCTGGCTTCACCCAGcacccgctgctgctgctgtcaaacATTCATCGATCTCAGAGGCTGATCACAGCAGAACCCTTCAAACCTCCTGGGCTCAACGCTTCATGCAGCAATGAAATGGCAATAAACAGGCCCAGGGAGTAAAGGAGAAAGCAGGGTAGCTGGTCATTCCATTCACAGGAGATGAAGAGATCTGACAGGCCTGCTGTCAGGTCATgctctttgaaaagaaatgagaaaagggTGGAATTAGGGAGACTACATTACATTTGGGCTAAAATCAGAGTTAAAGTAATGCATATCTTTAAGTCTCTCTCATCCTGGAGTTATTTTGCTTGAAATAATTTGCAGGGTGGCTGTCAAACCCATGAGACTTGCTCACCTAACATTCTTTTCTTGAGTTAAATACTGTTTTCTCACATCAAGGCATTTAAATGCCAGAAAATAGCAGAACTTACATGGAAGCAAGAACTAATCTTTAATCTCATCTGATACAAAAAAACTaataataaatagaataaaagaaCCCCAGTTGGTATTGAGAAATTTCAAGAGGTTCAACTTCCGGTTCTGCACTGACTCTCATAATCACACAGCAAAATCCCTTCAGTTCCTCTGTCCTCAGCCCTGTATTTTCCTCCTCACCAGGGTGACAGGAAGTTTATGTAGTGCTTGTAGGATTTGTAGGATGCTCTGATTTTCCATTGaactttagagaaaaaaaacagctttaCAAGGGTAGTGAATagcatgaaaaagaaagttactCCAGTGCTGTAGctgacagagctgcagtgctAGAATTGATtcagggggcaggaggggacacatTTCCAGTTCCCAGACAGtgagctgctcagcacagcagataCACAAGGAATGGTTCAGGCAGGCAGCTTGCAGACCAGCCCTAGTTTCATTCTCTGGGTTAATGCAAGGATAAACACCACACTTACTTGGCCCAAATCCAATTGAGAAGGCACTCACAAAAGCCATCATGCTCAGCAGTGTAATCCAATTTAAGGCCGTATGTTgttcccagggagcagcactgaggggagGGCTGGTGCTTTCCAGTGCTCCTTTCCTGGACTGACCTGCCAAGTCCCTTTTCTGAGTGAGGGAAGGATCAGGAACAACCTCTTTGCTTTGGGTGCTGGCAAAAACTTCCGTGAGGCTCCTTGTGGCAGCAAAACCAGGGCCTGCCTGACTTCTGGCAGCACCTGACGCTGGTGGGACGGGTGACACAGCTGGGACGGGTGACACAGCAGCCTGAGGGAGCACAGGTGGGGTCAGGGGGTGCTGGCTGAGGCTCTGGGATGCATTGGGGCCCGTGGCTGCCCTGCagtccctggccatggccagcGGAGCCATGCGGCTGGTGAGGCCCAGGCTGGTGACAGACATGGCCATCACCACACAGCCTGCCATGAGCAGCACCCTTCTGCCTGCCTTGTCTGCCAAGGCCATGGCCACCAGCGTGGCCACCACCTTGATGGCTCCCAGCCCAACGGAGGCCAGGATGGCTGAGGAGTTGCTCTGGAACCCCACCGAGTGGAAGATTTTGGAGGCGTAGCCCAGCACATTGGGCTGCCCAGTGAACTGCTGGaacagcaccagccccaggcccACCAGAGTCCTCCTTCTCATGTTGTCTCTGGTCCTAAAGAGATCAAGAAATGAGTACTGCTTCTCCTGATAGGGCTCCCgcttggctgctgctctgccctctgtgTCCTGCAACGGGATGAGGCCCTTCTGGCAGTCTGAGTCCCATGAGCTTAATTTAACTGGGTTCACTGGGAGAAAGAGGATGCTGAGGAACTGCATGGCTGCCGGGGCAATGGCCAGCCCAAACATGTACCTCCACCCCTCATCCACGTCTGCAAAGACATAATTCAGTGCATAGGACAGCAGGATGCCCACGGTGATTCCTGCCTCATAGAGAGACACCAGCAGGCCTCGCTGGTGAGCAGCCACCATTTCTGAGACGTAGATGCAGCAGGCCATGGATGAGACAGAGATGGCAAAGCCCACGGTCACTCTCCCAATGACCAGCACGGTGAGTGACCTGGCCAGGGTGAGGATGAGGctgcccaccagcagcaccaggttGCTGACCAGGATTGCTCTTCTGCGGCCGTGGCGGTCGATGATGATGCCCCCGGCCAGGGAGGCAAGGAGGGCTCCGATGAGGACGGCGCTCACCAGAACCTCTTGCTGGAAGCAGCTGAGCTGAAagtctgcctgcagctgcagcagtgccccagAGATTATCCCCAGCTCGTATCCAAATATCAGCCCGCCCAGGAGAGACACTGTTCCGGACAAGAGGAGGACCAGCAGTGCACGACCTGGAAAACAAGCAAGCAGTGCTAGGTTCAGTTTTCTGATGCTATAAAACAAGCTGTCAGCATGCACAGGCTGGAAGAACTCTCCCAGGACAACCAGAGTTTTCCATCAACAAAGTCATGATGTGGAATTCCCCCACAGGTCACTAAGTCACATGTATAGATGCACTTGCAGACAGTCACACAACCCATCAGACTTCCACTAACTGCAGGGGTACTCATTTGGGGTGCAGAACTTGGAAATCAGGACTTTAAACAGAGTTAAGACTTGTTTTTAAGTGCAGGACAGTGATTTGTAGTGCCTGGAGTTGTACAGTGGGATCCCCTATGGTATCTCTTGATTGTAACTATAAAATTTGTTCTGGGCAGGAAATGCAGCTTCTGCTTTCTGGTTCTGCATTATCATTTTCACATTTCAGTGCATGTGGAACgaccagctctccctgcaggttTTGCATTCTTACTTCATATCTTGTGGTTAAAAGCCCTGCtcaaaaaagtttatttttcctttatttcctcctttaGTTAATCTTGTACCCTCTGTGGGGTGGCCCTGATTTCTACATTTCTCCTTCCACAGCCCACAGCTCCCATGATCTCCAAATCAATTGCAGTCTCCTCAGGCTGGTCCAGGCCCACAGGACAAACATCACTGTGAGCTGAAAAGTTTACTGTCGCCACCCTCAAACACAAGAAATGACTCTGTGACCTTGCCCTtcccacagggctgtgtgtgccagtTGCCTAAGTATGCAAATTTAGCTAAAATaagacaaaagcagcagcaaaagcaacTCAAAccaacccaccccaaacaaccCTACAAAACCAAGGTGCTGCATGTGCTCTTCACCATGGGGAGGGGATGAAGAGGTGACCATGTGTGAGCCATGAGCCATGTACCACCAGCAGGGATTGCACTGGGCAAGAACTGATGTGGGGACCTCTGAGGACACAAGTGACACTGACCTCACCTCCAATCACACTTTTGAAGCATAGGTGAAGTGGATTcgttttggggtttgtgctgtTTTGTAGTATGTAATGCTATCTGCATTCTTTCATTTAATTAGAAATACTCACAGTTTTGGTAGACTGTACATGGAAAAAATGTGGGCACAACCACCAGACCGTGGAAACTTTTATCACCCTGCTGAAGGACTTTTTTCCTGTCACAAGCTGTGTTTAATGGGAAGTGTCTCTGCTTGGCCTTTAACCATAGCTATCAATAAAGGCTATTTCTCAGTGATGGCTGTATATCAAtacaattattttcatttattctgcAACCCTCATTTGTGCTACTTATGCTATCCCAGCTATCCCAgctatcccagtccctcccaccATGCTCTGTGTGACCATCTGCGCTGCTTTTAGCACTCCTTGTCCATGTTATGCAGACaattagaaaaaatatctgCTGAGAACATAAGGCACAAGTGGCCATCCCATTAGCTTCAGGCCACAAATTCTATTAGGCACAAACAGTCCCATGGCTGATTTCATCAGCTTTTGCTGCATGTCTTGTTAACTCAATAAGCACTCAGGGCTTATGAACTTTGTCTGAAATCCAGTTTGTGTATGGTCTACTCTGACGTAGCTGGAGAATTTGAAGACTCTTTAGATCTCCACACGAGGTTTGGAGGAgcaaggagctgtgccaggcgATTTTCTCCCTACAGCAAATCGGTGGGAGGAccgtgctgcagggcagggcattGACCCTCTGTccggccgggctggggctggaacCAGCACCGGGCTGACCCGGGCTCTGCTCACACCAATGCCGAGGCCAGCAATCGGCACAGcaaacccagctccctccaCGCTCCCAAACCCGCTCCCCTcccgggacagccccgggaACGAACCACAGGAAATTCCTTGGCTCCGACGCTGGCAGTACGCGCTGCCGGGACCGCTAAaaacagcacagacagaaaGGAAGGGGCGGGGGATGCACCCAAGCCTTTAGGAAAAGTtacaaactttttatttttgggaaatttctCCCCGGTGCAGCGCGTTCCCGTCCCTCCCCGGCTGCcccccgtcccgtcccgtcccgtcccgcaCTCACCCATGGCGGGGCCGAGCCCCGGAGCGccgcggggcggagcggggccggagcggcgGCCGCAGCCACGTCGCTGTGCCCTGCCCCCGGCCGGGCAGCCTGGGGCTTGTAGGCGCCCTGCCCGCCCCTCTCGGGGGCGGGGGTCCCGGCCCGGGGGAGCTGCACGGTCCCGGAGAGGAGCCGGGAGCGGAGCCGGGTCCCCGGGGATGGGGGAGCCCCGCGGGGTGGCCGGGACACGGACGTGCGCGGTGATTTGGTCCTTGTGAAAAACCCCAATCACTTGGtttgaaagttttaaaagtttaatattaataaaatggttataaaaatagtaatacagttagagtaataataacctggacaatttggattaggacaatatgagacaatagaaacaaagagtcaCAGatgtccaggtacctttttctgggcagcacaagcctgaaaaaggacccacgttaacagaggattaacccttaaaagcaacagcctgttgcatattcatacacctcattcatgatgcataaattccattcaaacacaggattctgtctgatGATCATCAAGTTCTTCCCCTTAATCCTAACAGCATCATCCTGCCCAAGCGAGctgggaagaaattaatttctcctgataatgcagcaataaattctctttctctgaaagattcaggtaTCCTGTGACTGCTATCTCagtgcgagtcctttctttaaaaaaaaaaccctacataGCATAgcttctattttaacattttgttataacctaaaactatatttaacacactacttaagagaattaatacagcattactttcgAACACAACACatacaatattaattttaatatttgcgaaaagccaatcataaaatacatatttttcacaGTCCAGAAATGAGGATGTGGCTCTGGTGGCTGGAAAGTCAGCTCTGTCCCCAACCTGTCACTGGAGGAGCAGAAATCTCCtcactgccagcagagctgctcttgtgCAGCTCTCTCTAGACAAGGAAGCCTCCAGACAGTGCACAAGAGATTGACAGTTTATTCATGTTTTTAGGTAGTTTGGCTGTAAAGCCGCAGAAACCTGCTAAGAACAGGGTGGCCACTTGAAAGCTGAACCAGTTCATGGCAGACAGCAAACACTACATGTTTGTGTCTGGGCTAATGTTCCACCTTTGGGGAGCACAGGGGATTGCAGGCAATGAAGTGAGATTTTGCCCATGATCTCTGTCCCTCAGAGCTCAAGCCAAGGCACTTTGGGTGAGCTGTGTTAGGAACTGGTGGAGATGTCTCTCATTCATTATTCCCCACCATGCCAGGCAAAGAGCCAGAGAGAACCCGGAGTCCTCATCAGCCTCAGGGCAAACTCACTCTTGGCTACATGACCTCCAATTTGCCTGAACAATTCCTTCCTTCTGTAATTATTTCAGTGTGAGAAggaataaattatatttttctctatGGTCActcagcatttatttttctgccacCTGAACATTTTCTGGAGGTTTGTTGGTCTCCAGCAGGGCAAGAAATACTATTAGCACTGACAACTAGAAAGTGAGGTCTTGGTGAGCACAGGAAGAGCTTTATGGTGTGTTTACCAAAGGAGGACAAAAAGATGACATCAGTGTGTACAGAAATGCAGCTGCACATGGACACTGTGGAGGCTGTGGGTTATTGCCCTCTGGAGAAAAGGGTGAAAACGTGCTATGATGTGCAACAGGGATTatttgaggggggaaaaaatctttatttggGGTCCTTAAAGTACAGCTTTCTTATCACACCTTCTGTAGCTAGTGGATGTTCAACAGTGGCCTGTTGaaagaattcacagaatgaccaggttggaagagaccttcaagatcatcaagtccaacccatgccccaACACCtgaactaaaccatggcacGGAGTGCCACAtgcaatctttttttaaacacatacagggatggtgactccaccacctccacaggcagaccattccagaGCTTTATCActctttgaataaaaaaaactgttttggtttttttgttgttttgttttgggttttttgttattgttgttgtttgctggtggtggttttttggggtttgttttggttttttttccccagcacctTTGTCCCTAAGCTCCACCTGAGAACGCCCTGTGGAGGGGTTGGACCCACCAATGCTTCATGCCTGCAGGCACATTCCTGTCCTTGTTTCCTCCTGTGAtaccttcctccttctcctctgcacTCCGTGTCTCTTGGCAGTGCCTTTTCCCCTCCGATCCTTATCTCGATCCTTATCTCGCTCCTGGCTGCCGGGCTTGCGGGGCGCGTTCCTGCCTGGCAGGCGcacagctcctccccagggctcagatatccctccccagggctgaaacatcatccccagggctgagacATCATCCCCAGGGCTGAAACATCATCCCCAGGGCTGACACATccatcccagggctgagccacagGAATGTGCTCCTGAGAGCTCTGCCTCGGGAACCGCAGCCTGTGTTTGGCACCACCACCTGCCTGTGATTGCTGGAAATGTTACCTTCTacctctgagctgcagcagctgaaaaaggCTGTAAAATCACAAATTGACATACAAATACAACAGGAGAAAGAATCCTCACCACACTCTCAGGAGTATTTTCTTCTATTATGGTTGACCCTTAGGAAGGGCCTCAGGGGAACAATGTGACCAAACTCAGTTCAGTTCTTGATGGAATGATGGTCCCTGAGCTGGCAGAAGTGTCACAGCTGGCCTGGATGGAGCCAGCTCACAGGAACCTGCATTTATTGCACGTTCATTTACATCCCAGAGAGGTTCTCCTCCTGATGCCAGGCTGCAGATGTTTTCTGTTAGGATGTCCTAACCCAGGGGTTCCCTGGCAATGCTGATCCCACCAGAAATCTTGTTCCCTTGTACATTTTAGGGATGATTCCAGCATGGCACCCTGCAACAACTCAAATTCATCCCTTTTCCCATCTGTCCAGCTCAGAGGATGGCAGCCTCCATCCCTAAAtaagctgggagagctgcttcCAGGGCTGAACATGATGCCTAGGGATCTGTAGGACAGCAGGGACGAGCCCATGAGACCTGTCTTGATTCCCATTAGCTTTGTTTGCTGGGCTGCAATTTTAAACTTAATTACATTGTTTGTGAAAGGACAGTTTGTAAATGTTTGTCACCAGGAGCACAAAGTTACATAATGAAACCATTTACCAGTCTGTGGCTTCAGAGCAGTTCTCTGGGGTGATTCCATATTCCAATAAAAATACTGGGTGATACCATAAATATTGTAAATGGCTCTAGTTAGTTTCCAAGGGCTATGTCAactgtttatttctttaaaagagaaaagaataagTGAAATCACAGGGaagataaaatttaaataaataaaataaaggggaaaataaagcaaaaatattttctttcatattttgaaaGCTCTGGAGGAGGTTTTAGTCAGCATGAGAGAAAACCATCATGTTTGCCAGAATAATGAACCCAATGCTATGTGTGTGCACTTATAGGCTGTATATGTGTGTTTATGGGGGTATTTGTGCACAGATGCTCTGATGAAATCTGTTCACAACACAGGGAAAACCTTTTGCTTTATTTGAGTGTTTGAGGCATTTGCAAATTCCACCTACAGAGAATTCACCCCATTCCCTGAGgaagccctgccccagctgcaggagggtgcCACGGGTGGGCAGAATTGCAGGATGGATTATCTGTATCATTGAAACCTCGTGAAGGTTGTTTAAAAGTTGTCACTGAAGCAAGATAAATATTTGCCAGGCATGATCCCACCGTGCAATGACATGTAAGCTGTGTGGAATgtgtaataaaatataaatgttctgaaaaggaaacaaatgctGTGAGtgagaaaacaaagacaaaatggACTTGAGGCACCTCCAAAAACAACAATTGAAAACATATTGACATGGACTGGGCTGAATTCTCCTGTATCTTCTGAGGAACATATTTGCAGCGTGCACAGGTCACCCAGTGGGCAGTGGGTTTTCAGGGTGCCATAAAAACCAAAGAACTGCTCCAATGAAGTTTATGAGGATAATGAGGTTTATCCACCTCTTAATAAGATGGCAATGTGGGACTTGGCTGCTGGAGGAAGGGGGATCCTGACTCACGGCATGAGTggcccatggcagagctggggcaggagctttGGTGGTGCCCAGTGTGGGGACCTGAGGTGACAGCAcgctctgctgcaggctgctgatCCTGGCACCTTAGGGGCAaaccccttctccttcccagccacgcctgggcagctgcagtgcGTCTGCACGAGCTCCAGCAGGGGCTTTTGGCACATGAAAGAGCCAGTGATGGACCATGCTGGTCGTGATGTCCCAGAGATGGAGCCCCCATGGTGATGCTGCAGTGGTGACTGCGGTGTCGCAGGGATAATGGCACATCCCTGGAACCCTGGAGGGGGGTTCCACGGTGATGCTGGGAGAACCTCGGGGGAACCACGACCTCCCACTTGCCACCTCGGGAAGAAACACATCCAACATCTCCCTTGCGGGACGGCTTCAGGTCTAGCTCCTGCACCGGCAAATCCACGGGAGGGCGCGCCGGCTCGGGGATGCTCGGGATGGAGTCCCACCATGCTGCAGTTACCCAGAGGCAaggagagggcagcagggctcccGGGGGGAAGCACAGGGAGGGGTCTGGAGGTTTGGAAGGAGCAGCGCCGGCAGCCCCAGGAAGAAAGCGGGACAAAGCGCGTTATAGCGGGGGTGGCTGAGCGGTACAGGCGGGCGGCACTTCGTAGCTTTCCGTCACCTCTCACCGAGCGCTGCCGAGTATGGCCGGAGATTACCGAGCGCTGTCGAACAAGCGCCCCGCGCATGCGCTGTGTGTGTCGCAGCGATGGCGGCGGCCCAGACGGAGGCGGGCAGTGCGCGTTCGGTCATGGCCGGAGCCGCGGGCCTTGCTGCCATGGGCGACGTGGGGCCCGTAGGCCTCGCCACGGCCGAGCTGGGGACCGCGGGCCCCGCCGCGGACGGTGCGGAGTGCGGGGCGGGCGACGCCGTGGTGGCGGAGGAGCCGCCGGCGCCGccggcgctgccggggctgcggcTGGTGCAGCAGGGCGCTGAGGCGCACGTGTACCGCGGGCTCTTCCTCGGCCGGGCCGCCGTGGCCAAGCTCCGCGTCCCGAAGCGCTACCGACACCCCGCGCTGGAGGAGCGCCTCAGCCGGCGCCGCATGGCCCAGGAGGCGCGCTCGCTGCTGCGGTGCCGGCGGGCAGGTGGGCACGGGGGCGGGCAGGAGGGCCGGGGCTGCTTGGCaggacggacggacagacagacacacccCGGGGCAGGACACACGGACTTACAATGTGAGCCTCGGCTCCCCAGGTCGCTCAGAGCGGATCTCAGGCACTCAGCGCCATCCTGAAGGATGCGGGGGCTCCTTCCGAGGCCGGGGCGACGCGCTCTGCTCTTTCAGGGTGCCCCTGAAGCTCATCCTGCCCTCGGGGTGTCCCAGAGCGCGTTTTATCGGGGAGGCtcccccaggaggggctgagctgccaaATCCTTGTAAAGCCGCGGGGCTGTGCAGATGGCTTGGATTGAGTGTTGGCCCGGCCGCTCCAAGGGGTGGATCACCAGTGGCTGGGTGTGATCTCAACTGGCATTTCTGCTTAAGGCTTTTATCGGTTgtgttttgttaaaataaagcTGGGAATAGTGTAAATTAACTGCTGGGATTTGATTTGTTCTTTTAAATAGGGATTCCAGCTCCAGCGGTCTACTTCGTGGATTATGTCACCAACTCCATCTATCTTGAAGATATTGTAGACTCAATTACTGTTCAGGATCATATTTATTCTGTGCAAAAGAGTGGAAATGATACCAGTGGCCTGCATAAGTTAGCAGAGAAGATGGGTGAGCTGTTAGCAAGGATGCACGATGAGGATATTATCCACGGGGACCTCACAACTGCCAATCTCCTCCTGCGGCCACCCACGGAGAACCTGGACCTGGTGTTGATAGACTTTGGACTCAGTTTTATTTCAGGCCTTCCAGAGGATAAAGGAGTTGATTTGTATGTTCTGGAAAAAGCCTTCATTAGCACTCATCCAGATACTGAAGCAATGTTCCAAGCTCTGCTAAAGACCTACGCAGCCACGTCTAAAAAATCAGGTCCTGTGATCAAAAAGCTGGATGAGGTTCGGCTAAGGGGAAGGAAGAGATCCATGATTGGGTAGAAGAGAGTGGGGTTAGGGATGGAGAAACAGTAGGTTTTGCAAAGAGGGTTATTTATATTTCTAGttggttttatttcacagaTCACTATTTTGATAACTGTGTcttcaaataaataaacttGAAAGAGTTTTAAGTGTCATCAAGTAACCGAAGTAATTGTGAGATTGGGGCAGAGCCAAGAGAGAAACAATTAGAGGTCACTTCTGTCctaaatgttaaatatttctaATACAAAGTAGTTCACAGTGTCATTCTACTCATCTTTGTGTGGTTGGAATCATCCAGAGCAATCTTTCTTGGCCTGTAGACCATAAATTTGTGGGAGGTTCTTACTTCAGAGACTACAAAGCAGCATCTACAAAAGGTAACTGAGAAAAACAAGTGTGTTGTTTTTCTCAGAAGACTTTACAACAGAGGGTTTAAATCTGTTAAAAATGACTTAACACATCCTGAAAATTTTCAGAACTGAATTCTGGAACATGGGCAATGCTGGAATACGCTAATataaatcagttttattttcttctggtagtaaattgtctttttttacttttagtcAATAATACTGtctgaaagaaatataaaatttgtTAATCCAGAGTAGTTTTCTACTGAGAAACTTCTACTTTAAGCAAGAAGTCTGCTGTAAATGTCCTCTTTTGGAGCTTTACAAGGGAGACTGCTGGTATTGCTGTTGCCTGCCCAGGTAGGCTGTTGGCAGAGGTAGGTGGTAATTGTCTTTTTCTTGTAATGTTTTCTCTATATTACTTCGTTTTTCTGGCTTACTGTATCTAACAGTGTGAATGGAAGGTGTGCCAGAGGAGAATCTCGCACACCCCACAGTGGGTGGGTTAGGAGATTATCAGCTTTGTGAGCAGGTTGGGGTGTGAATGTGGGAGCATCATTGTCTGCAGGTAATGATGGAAAGAAATGGTGAGCTTTATGCTGAGCGATTCGCTGTGCTGGGCAGTCTTTATCCATCGGGAAGATCCTCTGTGCTCTTGTGCATTCCCTTGTGCTCTGAAACTGCTCGTGAAAAAGAGGGAGTGGAGTCCCTCGCCTCTGCACAGCCACGGACGGGTCCCGTACGGATCAAGGGAGAGTGGGCAGCtttgaggagctgctctggcaggcagggcagaaGGATTGAGGTCTTTTCCTGCCCTCTTGGAGCAGCGCAGCCGAGAAGAGGGGTCAGAACAGGCGGCGCCGAGAACCACCATGCACCTCCGCAGCTCTCGCCTCACTCCGCGCGGTGGCGCCGCCGCAGCGCCGCCGCCTCGAGCGGCGTAGGTGGTCGGTTCGCGTCCCGCGCCCGCAAGTGTCCTGGCGCGGCGGGCTGCCCGTGCCCGGCGCGCATTTCACCTCTTGCCAGAAAAGCCGCTGGGCGAGTGCCCGACCCCGGCGTGTGGGGCACGGGTTCCACCGCCCAGCCACAGCTTTGGTACCGCGCCGGGCACCTCCCGCTCTCTGCAGTACCCGTGTTTGCTGCCGTGTTTTGTCCACTCCTCGGCTCTCTTTCCCGTGTCGCGCAAAGAAGAGAACGGAAAaccccctgctgctgctgcatcttcTCTTCGGTCAGTCCGGAGCGCACACCGACACTCGGATCGGTGCTCCCGGGTGTGCCGTGGACTGCTAGAGCGTCGTGGCAcggtgggagcagagggatgtgACCTCACGAGTCCCGAAGGAGGTACGTGAGCCCCGAATGCCGGCCCGCGGAGGTGAGGCAGCAGCCTGACCCCCTTGCCTGCCATCCCCCATCTGTACAAACAGCGCTGTCCCCGCTCCCGGTGATGCCAGGATTGAGTTCTGTTTGCACAGCCCTTTGAAGAAGTGTGTTTCCAGCTATCACGGTGTTTGTTGAAATGCGGCTCTCCCTGCGGGACAGCGGAGCAGAAACAAAGGCGATCGGCGGGAGGTTCTCAGGGCGGCGCGGTGCCCCCAGCCGGGTCGGCAGCCTGTGGTCAGGCCAGTCCTCCCGGGGAGCTGTGCGTGGGACTGCCCTTCGAGCAGGGACTGCTGAACTGGCCTCTACTGAAATCAGCTCCGGGATGGAGcttcaaaacaaagcaggaCATTACTGGtcatgaaaagcaaaatgttttgttctttcACTGCGTGATAAACCCCTCCTTGTTATACAAGTGTTACTTTCTGCACATCTGTGTTAGGGCTTGTTGATATTTCCTCTTGCTCAGCCTGGCGTGTCAGATGGATTGCTGTAGAGAATGCTGAACTGTTGCTGTTTGAAGGTTGAAAAATCTCAGCAGGTTCATGTCCAGCAAAAAGGACACTCTGGACATGCAAAGTGTTCACTCCACATCTTGCAGCCTCAGCTGTATCAGCccctcaggagctggactcaatgatccttgggggtcccttccaactcactctgtgattctgggatgagctgtgtctgcagcagcacctccttgGATGAAAACCACTGGTTCACAGGGCAGGTGGAGGTTCCAGTTTTTGTTGGCTGGGAATAGCTTGACATGCTGCTGTG
This genomic window from Zonotrichia leucophrys gambelii isolate GWCS_2022_RI chromosome 20, RI_Zleu_2.0, whole genome shotgun sequence contains:
- the TP53RK gene encoding EKC/KEOPS complex subunit TP53RK; amino-acid sequence: MAAAQTEAGSARSVMAGAAGLAAMGDVGPVGLATAELGTAGPAADGAECGAGDAVVAEEPPAPPALPGLRLVQQGAEAHVYRGLFLGRAAVAKLRVPKRYRHPALEERLSRRRMAQEARSLLRCRRAGIPAPAVYFVDYVTNSIYLEDIVDSITVQDHIYSVQKSGNDTSGLHKLAEKMGELLARMHDEDIIHGDLTTANLLLRPPTENLDLVLIDFGLSFISGLPEDKGVDLYVLEKAFISTHPDTEAMFQALLKTYAATSKKSGPVIKKLDEVRLRGRKRSMIG
- the SLC2A10 gene encoding solute carrier family 2, facilitated glucose transporter member 10 isoform X2; amino-acid sequence: MGRALLVLLLSGTVSLLGGLIFGYELGIISGALLQLQADFQLSCFQQEVLVSAVLIGALLASLAGGIIIDRHGRRRAILVSNLVLLVGSLILTLARSLTVLVIGRVTVGFAISVSSMACCIYVSEMVAAHQRGLLVSLYEAGITVGILLSYALNYVFADVDEGWRYMFGLAIAPAAMQFLSILFLPVNPVKLSSWDSDCQKGLIPLQDTEGRAAAKREPYQEKQYSFLDLFRTRDNMRRRTLVGLGLVLFQQFTGQPNVLGYASKIFHSVGFQSNSSAILASVGLGAIKVVATLVAMALADKAGRRVLLMAGCVVMAMSVTSLGLTSRMAPLAMARDCRAATGPNASQSLSQHPLTPPVLPQAAVSPVPAVSPVPPASGAARSQAGPGFAATRSLTEVFASTQSKEVVPDPSLTQKRDLAGQSRKGALESTSPPLSAAPWEQHTALNWITLLSMMAFVSAFSIGFGPMTWLVLSEIYPAGIRGRAFAFCNSFNWAANLLISLSFLDLVDAIGFSWMFLLYGLMGVMAVVFIYLFVPETKGQSLEEIEQQLSRKRVWEANVFKQRRGRGASCTHALYQRVEHSSST
- the SLC2A10 gene encoding solute carrier family 2, facilitated glucose transporter member 10 isoform X1, whose translation is MGRALLVLLLSGTVSLLGGLIFGYELGIISGALLQLQADFQLSCFQQEVLVSAVLIGALLASLAGGIIIDRHGRRRAILVSNLVLLVGSLILTLARSLTVLVIGRVTVGFAISVSSMACCIYVSEMVAAHQRGLLVSLYEAGITVGILLSYALNYVFADVDEGWRYMFGLAIAPAAMQFLSILFLPVNPVKLSSWDSDCQKGLIPLQDTEGRAAAKREPYQEKQYSFLDLFRTRDNMRRRTLVGLGLVLFQQFTGQPNVLGYASKIFHSVGFQSNSSAILASVGLGAIKVVATLVAMALADKAGRRVLLMAGCVVMAMSVTSLGLTSRMAPLAMARDCRAATGPNASQSLSQHPLTPPVLPQAAVSPVPAVSPVPPASGAARSQAGPGFAATRSLTEVFASTQSKEVVPDPSLTQKRDLAGQSRKGALESTSPPLSAAPWEQHTALNWITLLSMMAFVSAFSIGFGPMTWLVLSEIYPAGIRGRAFAFCNSFNWAANLLISLSFLDLVDAIGFSWMFLLYGLMGVMAVVFIYLFVPETKGQSLEEIEQQLSRKSRVWEANVFKQRRGRGASCTHALYQRVEHSSST